In the Myxococcales bacterium genome, one interval contains:
- the lexA gene encoding repressor LexA, producing MNPVLTLPARVRRLAGHEPAAGLLRPVGRPVKVPLVGIIAAGRPVDAVEVLDEDALIDIPASYLSTGEHFALRVVGDSMIEDGICDGDLILVRKQDHAESGQTVIALTEGEATVKKLYYHGDQVELRPANAAMQSFFLPRGRLVIQGLVISLLRRY from the coding sequence ATGAATCCAGTTTTGACTTTGCCGGCTCGCGTTCGCCGTTTAGCCGGGCATGAGCCGGCGGCCGGTTTGCTTCGGCCGGTCGGTCGCCCGGTAAAAGTGCCGCTCGTCGGCATCATCGCCGCAGGCCGTCCGGTCGATGCGGTCGAGGTGCTCGACGAGGACGCGCTGATCGACATCCCGGCTTCCTATTTGTCGACGGGCGAGCATTTCGCGCTACGGGTGGTGGGCGATTCGATGATCGAGGACGGCATCTGCGACGGCGACCTGATCCTCGTGCGCAAGCAGGACCACGCCGAATCGGGGCAGACGGTGATCGCGCTGACCGAAGGCGAGGCCACGGTAAAAAAGCTTTATTATCATGGCGATCAAGTCGAATTGCGGCCGGCCAACGCGGCCATGCAATCGTTTTTTCTGCCGCGCGGGCGCCTGGTCATCCAGGGCTTGGTGATCAGTCTTCTGCGGCGATATTGA